The proteins below are encoded in one region of Triticum aestivum cultivar Chinese Spring chromosome 1B, IWGSC CS RefSeq v2.1, whole genome shotgun sequence:
- the LOC123130236 gene encoding nascent polypeptide-associated complex subunit alpha-like protein 1: protein MTAETAKQAELLRAVLDEQKLAAQGDEPVVEDDDDEEDEDDDDEDDKDDDIEGVDASGRSKQSRSEKKSRKAMLKLGMKTITGVSRVTVKKSKNILFVISKPDVFKSPASDTYVIFGEAKIEDLSSQLQSQAAEQFKAPDLSSVISNPEASTAIQEDDEDCDETGVEPKDIELVMTQAGVPRPKAVKALKSADGDIVSAIMELTN, encoded by the exons ATGACGGCCGAGACCGCGAAGCAGGCGGAGCTGCTCCGCGCCGTCCTGGATGAGCAGAAGCTCGCGGCGCAG GGAGATGAGCCTGTagttgaggatgatgatgatgaggaagatgaggatgatgatgacgaggatgacAAAGACGATGATATTGAAG GAGTTGATGCAAGTGGAAGATCTAAGCAGAGTAGGAGTGAGAAGAAGAGCAGGAAGGCCATGCTGAAGCTTGGCATGAAGACTATCACTGGCGTGAGCCGTGTAACTGTCAAGAAGAGCAAGAAT ATCCTGTTTGTCATCTCCAAGCCAGATGTATTCAAGAGCCCTGCCTCTGACACCTATGTCATTTTCGGTGAGGCTAAGATTGAGGATCTGAGCTCACAGCTGCAGTCCCAGGCCGCTGAGCAATTCAAGGCGCCTGATCTTAGCAGCGTCATCTCAAACCCTGAGGCTTCTACAGCTATTCAGGAGGATGACGAGGATTGTGATGAGACCGGAGTTGAGCCGAAGGACATTGAGCTGGTGATGACCCAGGCCGGCGTGCCTAGGCCCAAGGCTGTGAAGGCGCTCAAGTCTGCTGACGGTGACATAGTCAGTGCTATCATGGAACTGACGAACTAG